The sequence below is a genomic window from Deinococcus humi.
GTCTGGGGATTGAGCACCGGCTCGAGGGCAACGGGCGCCGCATGGGTGTCTGCCGTCAGGCGTAGCAGGTGCCTCACGTAAAGGGCGCGGGCCTGCACGGGGATGTCGGCTGCCGGGAAGCGGTGTTTCAAGAAAGGCGTCATGTCTTCCCGGTGGGTTTCGGCAATCACCTCGCCGCTGGCATCCTCCGAGAAGCGATAGATCATCACGCGGTCAAATCCCGAAATCTCCTGCACGAGACGCGCGGCTACCTGGGTCAGGTCCATCAGCGTTGGCGCACTCTCCAGGGCAAACACGGCGTTGCGCAGGGCGTGAGGTCCGGTAGAGTCGGTGGCTTCACCCATCTCGAACTCCAGCACCAGCAGATCCTCCACACGGTGAGCGGTGAGGGCTACATGCCCGGTGGGCAATCCAAAAGTGGTGCGATATTGCAGGTGGTCGGGCGCCCCAGTGGGCAGCGCCATTACGAGCGCGTGAAAGACGGGCACAGGCAGCAGGGAGGAGAGCGGCGCGCCCCGCAACTCGTTCGGCAACCGCCCCAGGTAGGTCTCGCTGTTCAGGCTCACCTGAAGGATCTGGTGAGTCCTTGCATCCACCGTCAGCAGCGCCCCGTGGGGCTGAATGCTCCCCGGGATGTGGATGGGTTCGCGCTCGCAGTTCTCGGTGGTGATCTGCGGCCCGCCCAAATAGGTGGGCGGGAGCAATTCGGGCGACCCGCCAGTCATGCGGAGACACCTTTCAGCACCTGATGGAACAGTTCAAAAGTATGCTGCGCGCCTGCGATAACGTCTTCCTCATCCTCAGGCGCGACGCCCCGATTCATCGCCTCCGTCAGGGCCAGCCACATTGGCCCAGTTGCGGCACCGTAAGCGTGGAAGTAGGCACTGCCGCTCTGGGATTGGATGTTCAGGTTCCGTTGGAGATGGCGCGCAATAACTTGCCCACCCAGGGTGGCCCCTTCCAGCACGTAAAGGGCGCCCAGCCCCTCAGACACCCCCGCCAGTTGGGGAACGGTCGGCGGCGTTGGGGAGACAGAGGGCAGGTGTCCCAGGTCACGCGTAAGTAGCGGTGCTTTCAGGCGCAGGTGAAGCTCGAAGGCTGGCGGAAAAGGCAGGGTCAGCAGTCGAGCCTCCAGCGGCCCAACGACGGCTTGAAGCTGACTGAGCAAACGGGCGTAGGCGACCCGAGACAGGGAAGGGTGCAGAACCGGCATGAGGGCTTCCACTTCTCGATGTCGATCGAGGGTAGCCTGTTTCAAACGCAACATCAGCATGGGATGGTGGTCACCCTAGCATGTGTAGGGGGGCTGTCAAGTTGAGTGTTCAGTAACTTATCTCACTTTATCCATATAAGCCGATGACAAATTTGGATGGTGAAGTTTAATTTCAGACAAAATACTGAAGGGGTTGAGGGCATACTGACTCTTAATCAGCTGACTGTGGCAAGTCGTCAACAGTAGGGTGAGGAGAGAGCGTAAGTACAGCAGCAAAACGCCTGTTTCTGGTGGCGCCGCCTGTGAGCGGAAACAGTACAGCGGGCCGGATGGTGCAGGTTTGTGATCCGGACGTGCAAGCTGAGAAAACCTAATATCCGTCGTCGTGACCTAACTCCGCGTTGTCGGCGCTCTTGTCATCGTGTCGCATGATGGGGTTGCCCGACCAGGTTCTCGCAACGAGCCGCGATCTGACCTGGACGTGCTCTACAGCCTGAAGCATGGGAAGCTCCAGAAGGGCCGCACCGTCACTCCAGAGCTTGTCGGTGTGGGCGCTGGACTGCACGTCATGCTCGCCCAGCAGTCGGATGAAAAAGTCTTGGCCGCCTCAGTCTCGCTGTGACCCTGAAGGAAAACGTCGAGAACAACGCCATGTTCATCCACGACCTGCCACAACCAGTGGACAATGCCGCCCACGTCCACGTGCAGTCTCATCGAGGTGCCAGCGGGAACCCTAAGCGAACAGGCGCCGAACCTGGTGAACCCGGTGCGATTGGATTCGCGGGTCACGCACGTTCCTTGTTCAAACGGGAGTCCTTTAATATCCCGGTAGTTCAGCGTGAATCGGTGGTAGAGCACTGGCAGCGCACCCAATGACCTCTTGAGGGAAGCGGTAGCCGGGAAGCTTCTGACTGCTCAGCACCGCGCTACCCTACCGAAACAACTTGCCGCAACCGATTGATCTCAGCCCTCATTCCACCGTGCCACGTACCAGCATCAGGCTGAGCGTGTAGTCCGGCGCGGTGGGCGACTCCCACGCCCTTCCCTGCTCCACCACGGCCAGCAAAAGCCGTTTGAGTGCTCGGGCTTGAGGCTCCGGCAGTCGCAACCCGGCGATGGTCAGCATCAGCGGCTCGTCTCCCCCGAACACGTCCTGCGCTGGCCCCCGCTCATCGCCGATCTCCAGATTGCTCTGCGTTTCACCCCGCGACAACCACAGACCCCAGACGGGCGAGTGTTCCTGGACCTGATGGGCAGCCAGCGAGGAGAGGCGCTCCATGCGCGGCCCGATCTGGGCCAGCCAGAACGCCTCCAAGGTCTCCGCCGCCGTCACTTCGTAAGGAATGAACCAGCGGGGCGAGACCCGGTAGCGTTTGATGGGACGCCCGTGCCGGGGGTCCACCCGTTCCACGAAGGCGACATTTCCCTTGCACAGCTTCCCCAGCAGGTATGAGGCGCGGGCCAGGGGCAGGGCCAGGTGTTCGGCCACCTCACTGGCACTTCGGGCGGCTGTCATCAGAAAATTCAGGAGTGGGCGCAGTTCTGGACGCAGCAGCAGCTCAGCCTGTCTGGGCGTTGCCGTGTGGTGCGTCAGATGTATCGTCACGCCCACAGCCTAGAAAAGACCTACACGAAAAAGCGAGTGGTCTTTCCGGTAGCGTCCTACACACACTCGGTGCATGACCTCGTCCCTGTGGAACCGTAGTGTCGTGATCTGGCTGCTTGCCACCGTCCAGTCCCAGTTCGGCATGGCCCTGGCGGGAATCGCGCTGAACTTTCTGGTCTTGCATCAGACCCGGTCCGCTTCGCAAATGGCCCTGACCCTGGCCTTCTCTCTCCTACCAAACCTGTTGATGCCGCTGGTCGGCGCGCTGGTTGACCGCTGGCCCTTGAAGTGGCCGCTGATCGGTTCCGACGTGCTGCGCGGGACACTGCAACTGGCGGTGGGCGGCGCGGCGCTCCTGTGGGGCGAGGTGCCGCTGTGGGCCATCAATGGGGCCGCCGTTCTGACCGGGTTGGCCGGACTATTTACCGGACCGGCCGGGAGTGCCGCCGTGCCAGCGCTGGTTCCGGCCAGCGAGCTGGCGCGGGCCAATGGCTTGCTGGGGGGACTGGGCCGGGGAGCATGGCTGCTCGGTACGCTGGCGGGGGCCTGGATCGTGACGCGCTGGGGACCACCGCTCGCCATCCTGATGGACGGCCTGAGTTTTTTCGTGATGGCCGCGCTGCTGGGCTGGGTCAGGTTGCCTACCCGTGGGACGCTGGGCGCTGGCGGGTCACGCTCTTATCTCCTGACCGAAGTGCGTGACGGTCTACGCGTGATGGCCCGCTCGCGGGTGCTGATTCTCGCGCCGATCATCGCCCTGCTGCTCAATGCCAGTCTCGCCCCAGTCACGGCCATCCTACCCAAACTGTTTGAGGCCCTGGGTGGACAGGCCACGGGGTACG
It includes:
- a CDS encoding biliverdin-producing heme oxygenase, with amino-acid sequence MPVLHPSLSRVAYARLLSQLQAVVGPLEARLLTLPFPPAFELHLRLKAPLLTRDLGHLPSVSPTPPTVPQLAGVSEGLGALYVLEGATLGGQVIARHLQRNLNIQSQSGSAYFHAYGAATGPMWLALTEAMNRGVAPEDEEDVIAGAQHTFELFHQVLKGVSA
- a CDS encoding ArsR family transcriptional regulator, which gives rise to MTIHLTHHTATPRQAELLLRPELRPLLNFLMTAARSASEVAEHLALPLARASYLLGKLCKGNVAFVERVDPRHGRPIKRYRVSPRWFIPYEVTAAETLEAFWLAQIGPRMERLSSLAAHQVQEHSPVWGLWLSRGETQSNLEIGDERGPAQDVFGGDEPLMLTIAGLRLPEPQARALKRLLLAVVEQGRAWESPTAPDYTLSLMLVRGTVE
- a CDS encoding MFS transporter, with product MTSSLWNRSVVIWLLATVQSQFGMALAGIALNFLVLHQTRSASQMALTLAFSLLPNLLMPLVGALVDRWPLKWPLIGSDVLRGTLQLAVGGAALLWGEVPLWAINGAAVLTGLAGLFTGPAGSAAVPALVPASELARANGLLGGLGRGAWLLGTLAGAWIVTRWGPPLAILMDGLSFFVMAALLGWVRLPTRGTLGAGGSRSYLLTEVRDGLRVMARSRVLILAPIIALLLNASLAPVTAILPKLFEALGGQATGYGTFLALESLGVIGAGLLVVAWGDRRSPQGLIAAGLGLTACSYAVMWAWPQPAVLLGSALVLGLGFGLINTPFQTLLHQLVPGAYLGRVFSMLAMVSSVGMPLSLVLVSPVLDQLPLPLWFGVAALAQGLGGVIWIWGIQTEGRLRTVQIDVVGS